Within Winogradskyella helgolandensis, the genomic segment TAAAGCCACAATTTCTTCAATATCGAGATACGGCTTTAAAGGATCATTATCTTCTCCAATCTGATAGGATTCATCAGCTTTATTTCTGTGTTGTGAATACCGGTCTTCATATGTGTAAACCGCAACGGTTGCAATATTAAGTTCTGTGCATGCTCTTAAGACACGGATTGCAATTTCACTTCGATTGGCAACTAGAATTTTTTTGATTTTCATAATTGGAAGGATATCTTTATTTGATTTGTATTCAGACCTTGTAAAGGTATTAAAAGAATAACTACAACGTTTGCGTAAAAATGATATTATTTAACGCTATTCAGATTTTTAAAGGCTTATGGCAGATTCATAGCCTTATTGAAAACTAATTTCAACCTGATATTTTTCTCTCATGTGAGACGGTTTTGAAATTTTGATTTTAATGTTATTGTGCAAAAAACTTTAAGCGTTTTTTGAAGCGTTTTGGCAAAGCATCATTATCTAAAAGTAAGTCAATATGCATTATATTCTTGTGTTCTGCATAGAGTAATTGAAACAATTGAAAAATAGAAATACTATCTTTTCCGCGTTCTTGCAATTCAAAAGTATCTCCAACTTTGACGTCTCCCTCTTTTAAAACTTTGACGTAAGCACCAGAGTAACCATGGGTAATAAATTGTTGTAAAACAGTATCGGAACCAAACTTATGCGCGAATTTAAAACAAGGTTCTCTCGGTTGTGTAATTTGTACTAAGGAGTTTCCTAGTTTGTAGGTGTCTCCAATAAAAAGTTGTCGTTCATCTAAGCCTTCAACGGTTAAGTTTTCTCCTAACATACCAAACGTCCAGTCTAAATGTGGATATAAATCTTTCCAATATGGATACTGATTTGCAGAAAATAAATAACAAGCCTTAAATTCTCCTCCATGTACCTTTCGGTCTGAAACTTCATCTCCTTTCACATCTTCTTTTCCTAAAAATATTGGAGTATCCGTAGGTTTTTTATAGATACCTGTAGTGATTTCTTTTCCATTCCATAGGAATTTGGTGGGTTGTGCAATATTCGTTGAGATAATTTTCATCCATTAAAAGTATAAAAAAAATAGTCACTTAGAAGGATGTTTTAAAATGGGTATTTTAAGTGTACATACGTTCTGTCAAATTATATAAATCTTGTTAATTATGTTAATAAAATGTTAAAGCAAATAAATTTTAAAACCCACTCATAGATAATCTCGTAGGTATTTGTGCTTTCCAAAATGGAAGTGTTTTTAACCAGTTTAATCAAATACTAATCAACATGAAAAACAAAATTACTTACGTTATTGCGATGGCAATGACATTTTTTATTTCAACAGATGCATTTGCTCAAGTCGTAACAAGTGGTGCAGATGACGGAACAGACGGAACACTGCGAAATGAAATTGCAGATACGCCAATTGGTGGTATAATTACTTTTGACCTCTCAGTGACAACAGTAACATTAACTAGTGAACTTCTTATTGATAAAGATTTAATTATTAGCGGGAATTCAATAACTCCAATAACTATTGACGCTAGCAGTAATGGAAGAATATTTAATATCAGCTCAGGAGTAGTTGTATTAAACGACTTAGCTTTAATTAATGGTGTAGCGGTTGATGGAGGAGCTATGTATATTTCTAATGCCCTTGTCACAATTAATGACTCTTCAATAACAGGAAATACAGCTAACGGAGCCTCTGGTTCTGGTGGTGGAATTTTTAATGATGTAGGTGGAGTTCTAGTCGTTAATAATTCTGAAATTTCAAACAATACAGCAAATAGAGCAGGTGGAGGTATAGAGGATAATTCTGGAGCAGGCTTAGCAATCACATTACTAAATGTCGCTTTAAATGATAACAATGCAGGTGTTTCACCTGCCACTGCAGCTCCAGGAAACGGAGGTGGATTACATATTACTGGTGCCGGAAGTGCGATTGTAACTGGAGGTACAGTTTCTGGAAATGTAGCCGG encodes:
- a CDS encoding MOSC domain-containing protein, with the protein product MKIISTNIAQPTKFLWNGKEITTGIYKKPTDTPIFLGKEDVKGDEVSDRKVHGGEFKACYLFSANQYPYWKDLYPHLDWTFGMLGENLTVEGLDERQLFIGDTYKLGNSLVQITQPREPCFKFAHKFGSDTVLQQFITHGYSGAYVKVLKEGDVKVGDTFELQERGKDSISIFQLFQLLYAEHKNIMHIDLLLDNDALPKRFKKRLKFFAQ